In a genomic window of Nostoc sp. UHCC 0870:
- a CDS encoding GUN4 domain-containing protein: MTDPMIVSGTANEIDSLRQKLIAGSMQVQQQIIPQLAALGNEGLNVLSEFLLQRRDRPVTWVEGKAYQFLYNSDAPQAQEFLQNYFPEGIVPLKSEAGVNYNSLQQLLAVQDFQAADLMTIQKMCEVAGTTAVQRKWLYFTDVDNFPTVDLHTINNLWIVHSEGKFGFSVQREIWLSLGKNWDNLWTKIGWKSGNKWTRYPNEFTWEMSAPKGHLPLSNQLRGVRVIASLFAHPAWSKSETPRL, from the coding sequence ATGACAGACCCAATGATTGTATCAGGCACTGCTAACGAAATCGACTCCCTCCGACAAAAGTTAATCGCTGGGTCTATGCAAGTCCAACAACAGATCATCCCACAATTAGCTGCTTTGGGTAATGAGGGATTAAATGTGTTGTCAGAGTTTTTATTGCAACGTCGCGATCGCCCAGTTACTTGGGTTGAAGGCAAAGCCTATCAATTCCTCTACAACTCTGATGCACCCCAAGCCCAAGAATTTCTGCAAAATTATTTTCCTGAAGGAATTGTACCTCTAAAATCAGAGGCAGGGGTTAATTATAATTCTTTGCAACAATTACTAGCTGTCCAAGACTTTCAAGCAGCTGATCTCATGACTATTCAAAAAATGTGTGAGGTGGCAGGAACTACGGCAGTACAGAGAAAATGGCTGTATTTTACTGATGTCGATAATTTCCCCACGGTCGATTTACACACTATCAATAATCTGTGGATAGTTCACTCTGAAGGTAAATTTGGTTTTTCAGTACAACGAGAAATTTGGTTAAGTTTGGGCAAGAATTGGGACAATCTCTGGACAAAAATCGGCTGGAAAAGTGGTAATAAATGGACAAGATACCCTAACGAATTCACCTGGGAAATGAGTGCGCCTAAAGGTCATTTACCCCTATCAAATCAATTGCGGGGAGTGCGTGTAATTGCTTCTCTATTTGCTCATCCTGCATGGTCTAAGTCAGAAACCCCACGGCTTTAG